Genomic DNA from Salinibacterium sp. NK8237:
CGAAGGCTTCCATACCGGTTCCAACAAGCGGGCTCTCGCTGCGCAGCAGCGGGACAGCCTGACGCTGCATGTTGGCACCCATGAGTGCGCGGTTTGCATCGTCGTGCTCGAGGAACGGGATGATCGAGGTCGCTACCGACACCATCTGGCGCGGCGAGACATCCATGTAGGCAATGTCTTCAACGGGAACGAGGTCAACCTCGCCACCCTTCTTACGTGCAAGCACGCGAGGCTCAGCGAACTTCATGTCCTTCGTGAGCGGTGCGTTTGCCTGCGCGACGATGTAGTCGTCTTCGTCGCTTGCAGTCAGGTAGTCGATGGTCGTCGAAACAACGCCGTCAATGAGGCGACGGTACGGGGTCTCGATGAAACCGAATGCGTTAATACGTGCGAACGATGCGAGCGAACCAATCAGACCAATGTTGGGGCCTTCAGGAGTCTCAATCGGGCACATACGGCCGTAGTGAGAAGGGTGAACGTCTCGAACTTCAACACCAGCGCGCTCACGGCTCAAACCACCTGGGCCCAGCGCCGAAAGGCGACGCTTGTGGGTCAGTCCCGCGAGCGGGTTGTTCTGGTCCATGAACTGCGAGAGCTGCGACGTTCCGAAGAACTCCTTGATCGCGGCGACGACGGGGCGCACGTTGATCAGGGTCTGCGGGGTGATCGCTTCGATGTCCTGTGTGGTCATGCGCTCGCGAACAACACGCTCCATACGGCTGAGGCCGGTACGAACCTGGTTCTGGATGAGCTCACCAACAGCACGGATACGACGGTTGCCGAAGTGGTCGATGTCGTCAATGTCGAGACGAACGGCAACCTTCTTGCCATCGCGGACGCCCTTAACACTGGCTACACCGCTGTCGCTTACCGAAACGTTGGGTGCCGAAGTGTCGTGAAGCGAAACCATGTACTTGATGGTCGCGATGATGTCTTCAACGGTGAGCACCGACTCTTTAATGTCAGTGTCGAGACCGAGCTTGCGGTTGATCTTGTAACGACCAACCTTCGCGAGGTCATAACGCTTGGAGTTGAAGTAGAAGTTGTCAAGAAGCGCACGTGCGGCTTCAGCAGCAACCTGCTCGCCGGGGCGAAGCTTGCGGTAGATGTCCTTGAGGGCCTCTTCCTTGGTGAGGATGTTGTCCTTCTCCAAGGTGGCTTCGATCGACGGGAAGCCCTTGAACTCCTCGAGGATCTCTTCGCTGGACAGGCCGAGGGCCTTCAGGAAGACCGTGACCGACTGCTTGCGCTTGCGGTCGATGCGAACGCCGACCTGGTCGCGCTTGTCGATCTCGAACTCAAGCCAAGCACCGCGGCTCGGGATGATGCGAGCCGAGTAGATGTCCTTGTCGGACAGCTTCTCGGGCTGGCGGTCGAAGTACACACCAGGCGAACGAACGAGCTGCGAAACAACTACGCGCTCGGTGCCGTTGATGATGAAGGTACCGCGAGCGGTCATGAGGGGGAAGTCGCCCATGAAAACGGTCTGAGTCTTGATTTCACCGGTGAGGTGATTCATGAACTCAGCGTTTACGTAGAGAGGCGCAGCGAAAGTCTTGCCGCGCTCCTTGCACTCGTCAATCGAGTACTTGGGTTCTTCAAGCTCAGGATCAGTGAACGACAGTTGCATCGTCTCGCCGAGGTCTTCAATCGGTGAAATCTCTTCAAAGATTTCATCGAGACCACTACGAGTCGGCAGATCGGTACGACCGGCGGCAACACCGTCAGTTACACGGTTCTTCCAGATGTCGTTTCCGACGAGCCAATCAAAGCTCTCGGTCTGCAAGGCGAGCAGATCGGGAACCGTGAGCGTGTCAGTGATTTTTGCGAAAGAAAGCCGCGAAGCTGAGCGGCCGTTTTTCGGGGACTTATTGGTGGACGCATCGCGCGCAGCAGCCAAGGAACAACCTCCGTGAACCCCGTCGGGTTCGTCTGTCAAGATAATTGACGGTCGGTAATGAAATGCTCACCAGAAACACCCCGCCGCTATACTCGGGGCACCCAGCTGTCCGCAATATGACCGCTTAATTTGTCTGGGAGCGCAAGGATCTACTATAAGCCTCGATGCCGCGCCGTGTCCACTCGATTCTTGACCTAAATCGCAAATTCGACTAGGGGTTTGCTGTGAGTCCCGAATTGCGCTTCTTCGCAGCCATCGCTCCGAATGCCTCCCAGATGAGCCGGTGGGCGTTATTCACCGTGATGTCGGCGTGGTCGTAGGCCGGCGCGACCTCCATGACATCGAAACCCACGACATCCGTTTCGAGCACAATCTGGCGGATGATGCGCAGCAAATCGATGGGCGCGAAGCCGCCGGGCTCTGGCGTTCCTGTCGCTGGCGCAAAGCCGGGGTCGAGCACATCGATGTCAATCGAGATATAAACCTTGGATGCTCGAGCCTTCGCCGCCGCAATGATCTCGGGAATCATCTCCTTGACGCCGCGCTCCCAAAACTCTTGCATCATGAAGTGCTTGAGACCGTTGTCGCGCATCCACTTTTGATCTTCTTCTCCCGGCCAGTAGCCGCGCAGGCCGACCTGCAAGAAATTGGGGCCAGGGATGGCGCCCGATTCGATGAGACGCCGCATCGGGGTTCCGTGGCTGGCGAGGTTGCCCTCGAGGATGTTCGCGGTGTCGGCGTGAGCATCGAAATGAATCATGACCACATTGCCAAAACCGTGGTGCTCAGCAACCGCGGTCGCTGCCGGCCACGTGATGGAGTGATCTCCGCCAATAATGAACGGGATGATGCCACGACTGGCAACCTGCGAGACGCGATCGAAAATGGCCACCCTCGATAGCTCCCACATTCCGTGACTCGTAATGGCATCCCCGTAATCAACAACGTCGAGGTGGTCGAAGATCTCGACACCGAGATCGAGGTGATAGGTGCCGGGGTCGTAGGCGCTGGCGCGTAAAGCGCGAGGTCCGAAGCGGGCACCGGGGCGGTTTGTGGTGCTGTCATCCCACGGGGCACCGACGACCGCGACATCCGGCCTCCACGAATCAAGCTGCTCTGGCTCGCTCAGCATTGGGCGCATTCCGAACGTTGCCGGCCCGACATAGGACTGCGCGTTCAATTGCGCCTGCAGGTGCGGAGGGAGTTCACGATTCAGATCGACCATGGTTCACGGTAGCGCGCCGAGCTCGGCTCTCTCCTCAAGAAAATGAAGAAAGCATTGTTATGAGATGTTATACGTCATATGATTACGTCGTCTTGTTGAGAGGTGTTCAATAAGGAGCACTTCCTGCTGGCAGGAACTTGGAGGCAACGATGCTGTCCTGGCGAAAAAATCGTCATTCGGGAACTCGAAAGGTGTTAGTAGGGGTCGCAATCGCTACCCTCGTCACCTCATATACGGCGGTCGCGACTACCGCCGCCACGGCTGCAGACGACGACACGATGATCTACGTCGCTCCTGCAGCAGGAGACTCTGGCGCCGGAACTGCCGCTGATCCCGTCTCACTGGCCGGGGCGCGTGACATCGTGCGCACGATTAACAGCAGCATGAGCTCCGACATCGTCGTCGTGCTGGAAGATGGAACTTATCGTCTGAACGAAACTCTGGCGCTCACTGCAGAAGACTCCGGGTCCAATGGCTACGCCGTGAGGTGGACGGCAGCTGATGGTGCAACACCGGTCATATCCGGCTCCGACGCCATCACGGACTGGACCGAGTACGACGAGACCGCTGAAATCTACTCGGCGCCCGTTGACCCTGACGCCGAGTCCCGAAATCTCTACGTAAACGATGCCAGCGCGATTCGAGCGCAAACCAAGTTCACCCGCCCCAGTACCGGATCATTCGTCGACGACGGCCTCGCCATGACCGACGCAATGGCTTTTCTGCGCGATCTCACTCCCGCAGAACTGGCAGCGACCGAACTTCGGGGAATCAACTCCTTCACCGATCGCTACAGCGGAGTCGAGGGCCTGAATGACGACGGAACGACGCTCCTGATGGAGCAGCCGGGATGGAAAAACAACACGTGGGGTTGGGATACTCTCGCGACGCCGTTTCATGAGAGCGGCTTCTACGCTGAAAACGCGCTTACATTTCTGAATAGCGACAACGAATGGTTCCTCGACACCGAGGCCGACATCCTCTACTACAAGCCGGCAAGTGGAGTGGATATGACCACCGCGTCAGTGGAGCTTCCGCGACTAGAAACACTGCTGACGATCGCCGGAAGTGTCGAGAATCAAGCCCACGACATCGACATCAGCGGCCTCACGTTCTCTGGCACAACCTGGAACGACCCGACGGAGACCGGCGGCTATGCAGACCAGCAGACCGGCGGCTATCTCTCCGTCGGCGATGACTACCCCAGCGAGGGCTACATCGACTTCGAGGCGTCACGCCCATTCTGGAAGCAGATTCCGTCAGCCGTGCAGATTGCGGCCGCAACGGATGTTGCGATCAGCGACTCCCGCTTCATCGGACTTGGCGCGAGCGGCCTCGGCATCGGCAACGATGCAACCGCCAACGATTCAGGCGTCGGCCTTGCCACGCAACGGATTTCAGTGACGGGCTCGAGCTTTACGGCCACCGGCTCCAACGCGATTACGATCGGCGGCATCGAACAGCAAGCCCATCACCCGGGAACGCTGGCCGACGGCACCCGCGACCCCAACGTCAGCGACGACACGGTGGCGCGCATGACGGTGTCCGAGATTGAAGTGTCGAACAACCGCATCTGGAACGCTTCTGACACGTACACGAGCGGCGTGGGCATCCTCATGACCTATGCCCAAGAATCGGTGATTGCGCACAACGATGTCACCGATATGCCCTACGGCGGCATCAATACCGGCTACGGCTGGGGTGCAAACGACGCCGGTGGAAGTTCCGAGTACGAGTCACGTGGCCTCTACGACCACCAGCCGCTTTTCTCGACACCGACTACCGCGAAGAACAATACGATCTCCGCAAACTACGTAGCCCGGTTCGGCCAGCGCCACACCGACCTCGGCGCGTTCTACAACCTGTCGGCAAACTTCGGCACCGTCTACGACGGCAACTACATCGTCGAAGAACGCAACCGAGCGTTTTATCCCGACGAAGGTTCGCGCGGCATGGAATTCAACAACAACGTCGCCATCAACGGCGATTGGTGGGGAGCAAACTTTCGGGCGCCGAACACAAGTGAACTTCACGGTACGGGCAATTGGATCAGTGAGGGGAACACGATCATGCGCGCAAACCGTGACACCCTCGTGGAAGCAACGACCTTCGAGCCAGCAGACGTCGTGGGCTGCGAGATCACAGCGATTCGGTACAACGCCGGCATCGCACCAGATATGCGCACCGCGGATGACACTGATCGTCCGTCAAGCGCGTGCCTCGATGTCTCACCCGAAACAAGCAACGGCGACACCGTGATTACGGCGACCTTTGAAGATATCGCCAACGACGTCACTGGCTTTTCCCTCGCCGCCGAGGTCGATGCTGGCTGGGTCGCTACCCCGACCGGTGACGCTGCACCCGCAACGCTCACCGCTGGCACGCCCGTGTCGGCAAGCTGGGCGATTTCGGCATCCGGCGCTCTGGAATCGGCGATCGAGACAACCAACGTCACTCTGGCCGCGCACTGGGATGGCGGCACCGGCGAAGCACGCATCGGAGTGTCGGTGGGCGGCGAGATCCAGTCGCCGTTCCGCGACACCGGCAATGGTGCCTATTTGGCTGGACAGCTGGGCGATGACTATGCCCTCTGGGAAGCCGGAGCCGACATGTGGGGCGTCAACCAGCACGATGACGACTACGCCTCCATTTATGCCGCCGACTCGTTCGGAGACGGATCGACCGTCAGCGCCACAGTCACGGCGCAAGAGCGCGTCGACGACTGGACGAAGAGTGGGCTCGTCGTGCGCAACGATCTGGCAACGCCGTTCTCTCCCGGCGGCTACGTCATTCTCGTTGTCACTCCAGGCAAGGGAGTCATCATGAGCGCCGACAGAGACAACGATGGCTTGCTCGACAAGAACGTGATCGCTGGCGGAGTTACCGCTCCAGTCACGCTCAAGATGACTCGCACCGACGACGTTGTTGAAGGTAGCTACTCAACCGACGACGGCGAAACTTGGACGAGCGTTGGCTTCGAAACCCTTTTCGGCGCCGATAACATGCTCGATACCGGACTCGTTCACGTCTCACATGGAGCAACAACGTTCAGCCGCGCTGACTTCACCAACTTCTCGATAACGCCCGAGCCGGCTCCAGCGACGCTAGCGTCGATCGAGGTCAGCGCCGCTCCAGCTGAGGCTACGGCCGGGCAATCAGTGCAGCTCACGGTGACCGGCACCGATTCCCGCGGGGCTTCGGTGGATGTCGATTCAGACGACGTTGTCGTTACAAGCGACATCGCATCGGATGCTGTTGCCGGCACATCGGTCGGTGTGAAGGACGCGGGCATCCACACCTTCACAGTACGGGCGGGTGAGCTCACTGCCACTACACAAGTCGAGGTCTCCAGTGCGGAGCTAACGGAGCTCTCGCTTGGCCTCCTGAGCGAGACCGTGCGGGCAGGTAACGCCGTTAGCTTCATCGTCACC
This window encodes:
- the rpoB gene encoding DNA-directed RNA polymerase subunit beta, which codes for MAAARDASTNKSPKNGRSASRLSFAKITDTLTVPDLLALQTESFDWLVGNDIWKNRVTDGVAAGRTDLPTRSGLDEIFEEISPIEDLGETMQLSFTDPELEEPKYSIDECKERGKTFAAPLYVNAEFMNHLTGEIKTQTVFMGDFPLMTARGTFIINGTERVVVSQLVRSPGVYFDRQPEKLSDKDIYSARIIPSRGAWLEFEIDKRDQVGVRIDRKRKQSVTVFLKALGLSSEEILEEFKGFPSIEATLEKDNILTKEEALKDIYRKLRPGEQVAAEAARALLDNFYFNSKRYDLAKVGRYKINRKLGLDTDIKESVLTVEDIIATIKYMVSLHDTSAPNVSVSDSGVASVKGVRDGKKVAVRLDIDDIDHFGNRRIRAVGELIQNQVRTGLSRMERVVRERMTTQDIEAITPQTLINVRPVVAAIKEFFGTSQLSQFMDQNNPLAGLTHKRRLSALGPGGLSRERAGVEVRDVHPSHYGRMCPIETPEGPNIGLIGSLASFARINAFGFIETPYRRLIDGVVSTTIDYLTASDEDDYIVAQANAPLTKDMKFAEPRVLARKKGGEVDLVPVEDIAYMDVSPRQMVSVATSIIPFLEHDDANRALMGANMQRQAVPLLRSESPLVGTGMEAFAAIDSGDVVTTLKAGVVSEVSADVVVVQLDEGGTQEYFLRKFDRSNQGTSYNHRVIVSAGERVEVGQVIADGPATENGELALGKNLLVAFMPWEGHNFEDAIILSQNLVKDDVLSSIHIEEYEVDARDTKLGKEEITRDLPNVSPELLADLDERGIIRIGAEVRPGDILVGKVTPKGETELSAEERLLRAIFNEKSREVRDTSLKVPHGEQGTIIAVKEFSADNDDELGSGVNQRVVVYIAQKRKITEGDKLAGRHGNKGVISKILPVEDMPFLADGTPVDIILNPLGIPGRMNFGQVLETHLGWVAKQGWEVEGKPEWAKNLPEEAFSAAPGTKVATPVFDGAYEEEIAGLLDSTTPTRDGVRLIDHTGKTPLFDGRSGEPFPAPVSVGYMYILKLHHLVDDKIHARSTGPYSMITQQPLGGKAQFGGQRFGEMEVWALEAYGAAYALQELLTIKSDDILGRVKVYEAIVKGENIQEPGIPESFKVLIKEMQSLCLNVEVLSADGSTVNLRDTDDEAFRAAEELGINISARFESSSVDEI
- the speB gene encoding agmatinase — encoded protein: MVDLNRELPPHLQAQLNAQSYVGPATFGMRPMLSEPEQLDSWRPDVAVVGAPWDDSTTNRPGARFGPRALRASAYDPGTYHLDLGVEIFDHLDVVDYGDAITSHGMWELSRVAIFDRVSQVASRGIIPFIIGGDHSITWPAATAVAEHHGFGNVVMIHFDAHADTANILEGNLASHGTPMRRLIESGAIPGPNFLQVGLRGYWPGEEDQKWMRDNGLKHFMMQEFWERGVKEMIPEIIAAAKARASKVYISIDIDVLDPGFAPATGTPEPGGFAPIDLLRIIRQIVLETDVVGFDVMEVAPAYDHADITVNNAHRLIWEAFGAMAAKKRNSGLTANP